From Polaribacter haliotis:
TAAACACTAAATTTCCCTTCAAAAGGCACATAAATTCTATGAATTAGTTTTCCGCTTTCTAATTCGTATTCATTATCAAAAATTACTTCAGGAATATCAGTTTCCATCAACGTTTTTAAAGAAAGAAGCTGGTCGTAATAAAGCATATTTACCAATTCATCTGGGTTCTCCAAATCCAAACAAACCATGGCTTTCTTTCTATCTGCCACAAATTTGAAAGAAAAACCTTTCACTTTCGTATTATACAGCAACCATTTTCTCGGAAACGATTTTCCGAAACTTGTCCAAAAGTCTTTTCGTAATTGTGCAGCTTCGTCTTTGCTAAACATTTTTTCAGTTCAAAGTTTAATATTAAAAATTCAATGCTCAGAGTTTAAGATTTTTGGGTAAAACTTTAAATATTAAATATTAAACCTTAAACCTTAAACTTTGAACCCATTACCCATGAATCTTCGCTACATTTCCACGTTCACGCATCATTTCTGCTTCAAAAGCTAAAAGTGCATTCCATTTTTCGTCTACAATTGTTCGATCTTGGTATTGTCTTGCAAACTGTAAAAAAGTAGTATAATGTCCAGCTTCAGAAATCATTAAGTTTTTATAGAAAGTCTGTAATTCTTCATCTTCCATATTTTCGGAAAATACTTTAAAACGTTCACAACTTCTTGCTTCAATTAATGCAGCAATTAATAAACGTTGCACCAAAGCATTTGTTCTGTCTTTTGTTTTGGTAAAGAATTTCTGTAAACGGATTGCATAATCGTTTTTTTGCTCTCTTCCTAAAACCATTCCACGTTTTACCATTAAAAGATGCACCATTTTAAAATGTTGCATTTCTTCAATAGCAATATTGCTCATTTCTTTTACAAGCTCGGTTTCTTCAGAATAATTTATAATGATGGAAACAGCGTTAGAAGCCGCTTTTTGCTCTAAAAAAGCATGATCTGTAAGTATTTGCTCTAAATTTACTTTGGCAATATCTGCCCAAGAAGTTTCTGTTTCAAACTGTAATCCTAACATTATTATAGTATTTTTTGTAAGCCAGAACCAAAATAGGCGAGGGCTTTAATTTCTTTTACACTTGCCAAACGTTCTTTGTCAATTACTAATAGACCAACGTCTGTAGCTTCAATATGATATTGTTTGTTGCTTTCAAAGAACAAAACTAATTCATCTGTAAAATAATCTCTAATTTTTTCTTCGTTTTTTCCAGATAAGTAAAAACGTTTACTAAAATCTGGGTGCTCATCAATATCAATATCTTTATAACCTGCAAAATGATAAATATATTCAAAAACACCTTCCTTATCCAAAGTAAATTTTGGAAGCATTTTTTTAGGATGAATATGTAACATAGTTGCTTTAATTACTTGCTTAGCAATTAATTCTCCTTCCGAAAACTGAACATCGAACATAGTACAATCTTCGTTGGATAATACATTAGAAACCTTTTCTATATTTCGAGTTTTAAAATAACCGAAGTTTGGCAATTCTTCCATTTCAATATCAGAAAAAGCATCGTAATTATAATGCATTTCTTCACTAATTTTCTGAATCGATTTTTGTCTTTTAGTTAAAACACCTTCTTTTGGAACAAACTTTTTTGGTAACAATTTACGCAATGCAAATGGATGTTCACTTCCAGATTTTGCATCGTCTAAACCAATGACTTCAAAATGCCCACCTTTTCTATCGAAAGCAGCACTATAGTTACTCATGTTCTCCATCACAGAATGATCCACAAAATCACACAAAGAAAAATCGATAATGGCTTCTTGTGTTTCAGGAATCTGATCTAGCTTTGTTTTTAGTTTTGTGTAGTTTAAAAACGAAGAAAAATTCTTTACACTCACATAATATTTCTCATCTTCTTTAAACATTAACACATTTGGCTTTAAAGCATTTTTAAAAAATAACATTGCGTTTTTATTGATAAAAACATGAATTACGAATGTGATAATGATTCCACTTAATATCCCAATAATCAGACTTGTAGCGATTGTTATTAAAAGTG
This genomic window contains:
- a CDS encoding tRNA-(ms[2]io[6]A)-hydroxylase; the protein is MLGLQFETETSWADIAKVNLEQILTDHAFLEQKAASNAVSIIINYSEETELVKEMSNIAIEEMQHFKMVHLLMVKRGMVLGREQKNDYAIRLQKFFTKTKDRTNALVQRLLIAALIEARSCERFKVFSENMEDEELQTFYKNLMISEAGHYTTFLQFARQYQDRTIVDEKWNALLAFEAEMMRERGNVAKIHG
- a CDS encoding DUF4268 domain-containing protein, translating into MFSKDEAAQLRKDFWTSFGKSFPRKWLLYNTKVKGFSFKFVADRKKAMVCLDLENPDELVNMLYYDQLLSLKTLMETDIPEVIFDNEYELESGKLIHRIYVPFEGKFSVYNKNTWRDCYEFYVETMPKFELFYYEYEDVIKNI